Proteins from one Chiloscyllium punctatum isolate Juve2018m chromosome 4, sChiPun1.3, whole genome shotgun sequence genomic window:
- the sav1 gene encoding protein salvador homolog 1 isoform X2 gives MPSFIRHGPTIPRRTDVLVDPGTSVYPSIDLVSRNQSFVRGPVQRPARDIIRRESSRPSGPSYITRNLSEVPREYGVSSQSFLAEINSSENGDAVQPSTRYYYPEPYYEDGQRRRHIAERFCNDYRYYDHNPDPFPHLPQGQTRLPVGIGRVPSTSMGNLTNHGTDELPLPLGWSADWTIRGRKYYIDHNTNTTHWSHPLEREGLPPGWERVESPEFGVYYVDHINKRAQYRHPCAPSVLRYDQPPPLVPPITYQPRQTERNQLVPANPYHTAEIPDWLKVYARAPVKYDHILKWELFQLADLDTYQGLLKLLFMKELERIVKSYEAYRQALLTELENRKQRQQWYAQHHSKNFPANF, from the exons ATGCCTTCATTTATTCGCCATGGGCCAACCATTCCAAGGCGGACTGATGTTTTAGTGGATCCAGGGACTTCTGTTTATCCCTCAATTGATCTTGTTTCCCGAAACCAAAGTTTTGTGCGAGGCCCAGTCCAAAGGCCAGCACGTGATATCATTAGACGTGAAAGTAGCAGGCCTTCAGGACCTTCCTACATCACACGTAATCTGTCCGAAGTTCCTCGAGAATATGGTGTCTCGTCACAATCCTTTCTAGCTGAAATTAATTCCTCTGAAAATGGTGATGCTGTTCAGCCTTCTACCCGTTACTATTATCCTGAACCATATTATGAAGATGGACAAAGACGACGGCACATAGCCGAGCGGTTCTGCAATGACTATAGATATTATGATCACAATCCTGATCCTTTTCCACATTTACCACAGGGGCAAACCAGACTTCCAGTAG GCATAGGAAGAGTTCCTTCAACATCCATGGGAAACCTAACAAATCATGGTACTGATGAATTGCCTCTTCCTCTTGGTTGGTCAGCGGACTGGACTATTCGAGGAAGAAAATACTATATAGACCATAATACTAACACAACTCATTGGAGCCATCCACTTGAAAGAGAAGGTTTGCCACCTGGGTGGGAGCGAGTGGAATCACCTGAATTTGGTGTTTATTATGTTGATCACATCAACAAGCGAGCTCAGTATAGGCACCCTTGTGCTCCCAG TGTTCTACGTTAtgaccagcctccacctcttgtTCCTCCAATTACGTACCAACCACGACAAACTGAGCGAAATCAATTGGTTCCTGCAAACCCATaccacactgcagaaattccagATTGGCTGAAGGTCTATGCCAGAGCTCCAGTAAA ATATGATCACATTCTGAAGTGGGAGCTCTTCCAATTAGCAGACTTGGACACTTACCAAGGATTACTGAAACTGCTGTTCATGAAGGAATTGGAAAGGATTGTGAAGTCATATGAGGCTTATAGACAAGCACTTTTGACAGAACTAGAAAATCGCAAGCAAAGACAACAATGGTATGCACAGCATCACAGCAAGAATTTTCCTGCAAACTTCTGA
- the sav1 gene encoding protein salvador homolog 1 isoform X1, which translates to MLSRKKSKNEASKPPEVQGKYVKKETSPLLRNLMPSFIRHGPTIPRRTDVLVDPGTSVYPSIDLVSRNQSFVRGPVQRPARDIIRRESSRPSGPSYITRNLSEVPREYGVSSQSFLAEINSSENGDAVQPSTRYYYPEPYYEDGQRRRHIAERFCNDYRYYDHNPDPFPHLPQGQTRLPVGIGRVPSTSMGNLTNHGTDELPLPLGWSADWTIRGRKYYIDHNTNTTHWSHPLEREGLPPGWERVESPEFGVYYVDHINKRAQYRHPCAPSVLRYDQPPPLVPPITYQPRQTERNQLVPANPYHTAEIPDWLKVYARAPVKYDHILKWELFQLADLDTYQGLLKLLFMKELERIVKSYEAYRQALLTELENRKQRQQWYAQHHSKNFPANF; encoded by the exons ATGTTATCGAGGAAGAAAAGTAAAAACGAAGCGTCCAAACCGCCTGAGGTGCAGGGGAAGTACGTGAAGAAGGAGACGTCTCCACTGTTGAGGA ATTTAATGCCTTCATTTATTCGCCATGGGCCAACCATTCCAAGGCGGACTGATGTTTTAGTGGATCCAGGGACTTCTGTTTATCCCTCAATTGATCTTGTTTCCCGAAACCAAAGTTTTGTGCGAGGCCCAGTCCAAAGGCCAGCACGTGATATCATTAGACGTGAAAGTAGCAGGCCTTCAGGACCTTCCTACATCACACGTAATCTGTCCGAAGTTCCTCGAGAATATGGTGTCTCGTCACAATCCTTTCTAGCTGAAATTAATTCCTCTGAAAATGGTGATGCTGTTCAGCCTTCTACCCGTTACTATTATCCTGAACCATATTATGAAGATGGACAAAGACGACGGCACATAGCCGAGCGGTTCTGCAATGACTATAGATATTATGATCACAATCCTGATCCTTTTCCACATTTACCACAGGGGCAAACCAGACTTCCAGTAG GCATAGGAAGAGTTCCTTCAACATCCATGGGAAACCTAACAAATCATGGTACTGATGAATTGCCTCTTCCTCTTGGTTGGTCAGCGGACTGGACTATTCGAGGAAGAAAATACTATATAGACCATAATACTAACACAACTCATTGGAGCCATCCACTTGAAAGAGAAGGTTTGCCACCTGGGTGGGAGCGAGTGGAATCACCTGAATTTGGTGTTTATTATGTTGATCACATCAACAAGCGAGCTCAGTATAGGCACCCTTGTGCTCCCAG TGTTCTACGTTAtgaccagcctccacctcttgtTCCTCCAATTACGTACCAACCACGACAAACTGAGCGAAATCAATTGGTTCCTGCAAACCCATaccacactgcagaaattccagATTGGCTGAAGGTCTATGCCAGAGCTCCAGTAAA ATATGATCACATTCTGAAGTGGGAGCTCTTCCAATTAGCAGACTTGGACACTTACCAAGGATTACTGAAACTGCTGTTCATGAAGGAATTGGAAAGGATTGTGAAGTCATATGAGGCTTATAGACAAGCACTTTTGACAGAACTAGAAAATCGCAAGCAAAGACAACAATGGTATGCACAGCATCACAGCAAGAATTTTCCTGCAAACTTCTGA